The following are encoded together in the Patagioenas fasciata isolate bPatFas1 chromosome 7, bPatFas1.hap1, whole genome shotgun sequence genome:
- the NDUFB3 gene encoding NADH dehydrogenase [ubiquinone] 1 beta subcomplex subunit 3, producing MGHGSEHGHGHGKMELPDYRQWKIEGTPLEQVQERLAKRGLRDPWARNEAWRYMGGFAKPVTLAEVFTRGLKWGSVAFVIALGIEYALFPPKNKGHH from the exons ATGGGGCACGGAAGTGAACATGGCCATGGCCACGGCAAAATGGAACTCCCCGACTACAGGCAGTGGAAGATAGAGGGCACGCCGCTGGAGCAGGTCCAGGAGAGGCTGGCTAAGCGGGGCCTGAGGGATCCGTGGGCTCG gAACGAAGCCTGGAGATACATGGGTGGCTTTGCAAAACCTGTCACCTTGGCAGAAGTCTTTACCAGGGGACTCAAGTGGGGATCTGTAGCATTTGTCATAGCTCTTGGCATTGAATATGCACTGTTTCCTCCAAAGAACAAAGGCCATCACTGA
- the CFLAR gene encoding CASP8 and FADD-like apoptosis regulator yields MTRCQVPAVLIHQIEEELDKEEEEMMVFLCRDLAPDLATADLRELLLALNEREKLSFLGLCELLYRVKRFDLLRRILKTEKVAVEANLARSVSLVPDYRALMLEMNENLEKEEVGSLAFLLRDYAPRMKMAKDKSFLALVIDLEKLNLVGPDQLDLIESCFRNIHRIDLTRKIQKYKREALMSSVHSQPVYVNALQASLPNLSLIDPPYNSGIQNTHRLKSQNGQSLIPAEPVHMSIQESGPVSQKVFVDQYRMQSQPLGICLIIDCIGNDTDMLEETFRGLGYDIRCHRYLNTNAMVQTLLEVARLQKHRNCDSFICVLVSRGSPQSIFCTDHTFSGFPLEQIKKYFTADSCPELLGKPKLFFIQSYIVPENEQECTSLLEVDGNDEKSIANAKPPCKVTIPQEADIFWSQCKVDASTLERSGTSSSYYLRCLSELLRNPHKRKLSILDIHTELNRRVYEWNQTADPSQQYSLLLQHTLRKKLFLSPT; encoded by the exons ATGACCAGGTGCCAAGTGCCAGCTGTCCTTATTCACCAGATTGAAGAAGAATTGGATAAAGAAGAAGAGGAGATGATGGTTTTTCTCTGCCGAGACCTTGCTCCTGACTTGGCCACTGCTGACCTTAGAGAGCTGTTGCTGGCTTTGAATGAGAGGGAGAAATTGTCTTTTCTTGGCTTGTGTGAGCTGTTGTACAGAGTTAAGAGGTTTGACTTGCTGAGGAGGATCTTGAAGACTGAGAAAGTGGCGGTAGAAGCTAACCTTGCCAGGAGTGTCAGCCTTGTCCCTGATTACAG GGCTCTAATGCTAGAGATGAATGAGAATCTGGAAAAAGAAGAAGTGGGTTCTCTTGCCTTTCTACTCAGAGATTATGCACCTCGCATGAAAATGGCAAAAGATAAG AGTTTCCTAGCTCTTGTGATTGACCTGGAGAAACTAAATTTGGTGGGTCCTGATCAACTGGATTTGATAGAAAGTTGTTTTCGAAATATTCACAGGATAGACCTGACCAGGAAGATTCAGAAGTACAAACGTGAAG CTTTAATGTCCTCCGTTCATTCTCAGCCAGTGTATGTAAATGCACTTCAGGCATCTCTCCCTAATCTCAGTCTGATAGATCCTCCTTATAATTCAGGG atcCAGAATACACACAGATTAAAATCGCAAAATGGACAAAGTCTTATTCCGG CAGAACCAGTCCACATGTCCATTCAGGAATCAGGACCAGTGTCACAGAAg GTGTTTGTTGATCAGTACAGAATGCAAAGTCAGCCTTTAGGAATATGCCTGATAATAGACTGTATCGGCAATGACACAG ATATGTTGGAAGAAACCTTCAGAGGCTTAGGCTATGACATTCGTTGTCACAGATACTTAAATACAAATGCCATGGTTCAAACGTTGCTTGAAGTTGCAAGGTTGCAGAAGCACAGAAATTGTGACAGCTTCATTTGTGTATTGGTCAGCCGTGGAAGTCCTCAGAGCATCTTCTGCACAGACCATACCTTTTCTGGATTCCCTTTGGaacaaataaagaaatattttacagcagACTcgtgtcctgaactcctgggaaaaCCAAAGCTTTTTTTTATTCAGAGCTACATTGTGCCAGAAAATGAGCAAGAATGTACTAGTCTGTTGGAAGTGGATGGGAATGATGAGAAAAGCATTGCCAATGCAAAACCCCCTTGTAAAGTCACTATCCCTCAAGAGGCAGACATCTTTTGGAGTCAGTGCAAGGTGGATGCGTCTACGTTAGAAAGATCTGGAACTTCATCCTCATATTATCTGCGTTGTCTCTCTGAGCTACTCCGCAATCCTCATAAAAG GAAACTCTCTATATTAGATATCCATACAGAACTGAACAGAAGAGTCTATGAATGGAATCAGACTGCTGACCCAAGCCAACAATACTCCCTtctgctccagcacacactgaggaagaaactttttctttctcccacttAA